A stretch of the Prinia subflava isolate CZ2003 ecotype Zambia chromosome 33, Cam_Psub_1.2, whole genome shotgun sequence genome encodes the following:
- the LOC134563101 gene encoding uncharacterized protein LOC134563101, with translation MEALKSASTPQILTVEEEAEEAEEAEEAEEEEEEEEVVPKRHQSKALSFPSCLSPFRSCPKSPILTPQSWFWGSHSPPTPFGDLTLLFLPLPHTSHCFPFPVLPTHPSSLGSQLGGSQHHQYGPSCPHRPHPQLWAGADTPKTAMLCHGRLQDHPVLLDAFIRNDSTEQVPLGNQEDVERTSQVSSQHGSQGMWDTRALPNGGPLMGSAVGTVHKALPAVGGLTGLPLLVALLVSGQVRAS, from the exons ATGGAGGCCCTCAAATCAGCATCCACCCCCCAAATTCTCACCgtggaggaggaggcagaggaggcgGAGGAGGCGGAGGAAGcggaggaagaagaagaagaagaagag GTAGTCCCAAAAAGGCATCAGTCCAAGgccctctcttttccttcttgtcTCTCACCTTTCCGATCGTGCCCTAAATCCCCAATTCTCACTCCCCAATCTTGGTTTTGGGGGTCCCACTCCCCTCCCACTCCTTTTGGGGATCTCaccctgcttttcctccctctcccccacaCTTCCCATTGCTTCCCCTTTCCTGTGCTCCCCACTCACCCAAGTTCCCTTGGCTCCCAGCTGGGGGGCTCCCAGCACCACCAGTATGgccccagctgcccccacaGGCCCCATCCgcagctctgggcaggtgcTGACACCCCAAAAACAGCCATGCTGTGCCATGGGAGGCTCCAAGATCATCCAGTGCTGCTTGATGCTTTCATAAGAAATGACTCAACAGAGCAG GTGCCTCTGGGGAACCAGGAGGATGTGGAGAGAACCAGCCAGGTGTCTTCCCAGCATGGATCACAGGGAATGTGGGACACCAGGGCTCTGCCTAATGGGGGTCCTCTAATGGGGAGTGCAGTTGGAACagtgcacaaagctcttccTGCAGTCGGGGGCCTCACTGGGCTTCCCTTACTTGTGGCTCTGTTGGTCTCTGGTCAAGTGAGAGCTTCctga